The Deltaproteobacteria bacterium genomic interval ATTGGGGGGTGAAGAAGTCCTAAACCGTTGATCTTTTATTCCCTCACTCCAGTTTGAAGACGATCTCCACCTCTATCTTGACCCTAGAGGGCCCCAGGCCCCTGGGAAGAGGGGTAAAGGGGTTGGCCCTCGTTAAAGAATTCCCACATTTACGGCACCTCAAAGGTCAAAGTCGCTGTCAGAGAGATTTCATCGCACTTCTCCCTCATGTCCCCTGAGGCAGGGGATTTCTTTACTGCCTTTATCAGCCATGGCCCCCAGTGCAGGAGCCTTATCCTTGCCACCCCCTCGCCGTCTGTGAAGGTTGCAAAGGCGAAGTCGTCTCGGGTCGAAAATCCCGTATAGGTGGCATAGACGCGCACGTATTTAGCCGGCTTCCCGTTGAAGAGGACCTTCACGGGTAGTAGATGACCACCATCGCCCTTGAGACTGTATGGGTTGGCAAGGGGCACTATCTCCAGCCTGTGGCCCACCGGTTTCTCAAAGGGGTTACCTTTCACCTTGCCCACGTTGGTCAGGGCCTTGGCATATTGCTCAAAATAGAGGCTGAGGATGACGCCTTCAAGCCCCTCCTTTGTGCCCAGTTTGTGGTGGACCTTCTCTCCCTTTTCGTACATGGTGTAATAGCCCGGCTTCTTCACGGCGCAGAGGATGTATCCTCCAGGTTCTTCGAACTCCACCCTGGTGGCCAAAAGACCACCAGGGCCAGGGGTCAACTCCTTCTTATCTCCCCCAGGTTCGACCATTGAGAGGCCGTTGAGCGCTTCCGGTCTCAGGAAGTCGGCTGCGGGGTAGCGATGACCCCAACCCATGTAGAGTTTGGTTGCAGTGCCATAATCCGGATTCCACTTCGGAGAATAGTCTGTGAGGTTTATCCAGAGGGTGTGGGCACTGACCTGATGGCAGAACCCCAAAAGGAGCATCACAAAAATTATTAACCCTTTTCCCATCCTTTGCATGGCTTTCTCCTTTTATATCAAAACGTCAATTTGAGCCCGCCAAAGACCTGGACCCCGTCTATATCGTACTCGTCATACGCCTTCTGTCCGCACCTGTCCGAGTAGTACCACCCCACGTTCTTCTTGTTGAAGAGGTTGTCTATCCTCAGAAAGAGCTCGGGGCGTATGGGAAGGCCCTTTATCTCGGTGATCTCCTTTGTGAAGGCGAGGTTGACTATGGCATAGTCATCTAGCTTTCGGGCGATTTCCGTGTATGCGTAGCGCTCCCCTATGTATTCCACCTCCAGGATTGTCTTGAAGGCGATCTGGGGGATATCGTATTGGAGCTCAACATCGACCTTGTGCCTGGGTCTGAAATCGAGTTCTCTGTGCAGTTGTCTATCCCTCGTGTGGAGGAGCGTGTAGCCGAGGAAGGCCGTGAGGTTTTTGAGGGGACGGAAAGGAGGACGGAAGGTAAGGCTTAATTCCAGCCCCTGCGTTATGGCCTCCTCTACATTTATCCAGTACATATCAGGCCCCACCCGCTTGGAGTCGATAAGATCTTCAACCTCGTTCCTGAAATAGACGAGCCTTCCCAGGAAGGTGTCGCCGTAGGTGTATTCAACCCCGGCTTGATAGCCCATGGACTCTTCTGGTTCAAGGTTGGGGTTGGCGTGCATGTTCCAGGGCCCCATCTTCCACCCATCGGCGTAGAGCTTCACCAGGGTGGGGGATCTGAAGGCCTTTCCCACCGAGCCAAGGAGCCTTAGGCCTTTCACTACCTCAAGGGAAAGACTCCCCTTGGGGTTGTACTGCGTCCCCCACTCCTTATGATCGTCCACCCTGAGCCCGAGGACAACGGTAAGGGGGTCTATTATATTCCATTCGTCCTGGATAAAGAAGCCGTGGGTGTAGGCATCGGCCTTAAATTTCTTTCCGTCATCGTCTATCTCCTGAAGGAGGTAGCTATAGCCCCCGGTAAAGGTGTGCTCCCCAAAGAGCTTTACCAGTCGGCTGTAGGCCACCTCTCCTTCATAGTTGTCGCTCACCCAGTCAGATTTCCTGTCCTTGGTATAGTGTTTGTAGTCGAACCATGACCCCCTGACAGTGAGTTTCGAGACCTCATCCGGTAACCATTCACCGATGGTATTGAGGCCAAACCTCTTCTGGGTGCGATGCATGTCAACCCTTTTGATCGTCCCGCGGCTACATTTGTAATCCCAGTCCATCCTATTCTTAGAATAGTAGGGTTGAATGCTCAACTTGATATCTAGGGGAAATTCATACTGAAAGTTGCCCTGAAACATGTGTTCGTAGTATCTGTCGTAGTAATCATGGACCCCATCGGATTTCCGGTAGGTATAATTTAGAAAGCCTCCGAAGCCCTTGTAGCTGAACCCGGCGCTTGATGAGTGGACCTGTGTATTCCTGCTTCCGAAGCCTGTTGAAGCCGATACAGTCGGTTTTACAGGGGGCGACTTGGTGATGATATTCACCACCCCTCCCACCGCATCGCTGCCGTAAAGCGCTGAGAAGGGCCCCTTGACCACCTCTATCCTCTCGATCATCTCGACGGGGTAGGCCTGAAGGTCTATGGCGGATGCATGGCCCCCGAGGACCCTCTGACCATTCATTAGGACCATGGTATGCTTGGCATCAAGACCCATGATCTGGACATGCCCCTTGTCACCCCAGGTCCCCACGTGCTCGGTCACCTTGAGGCCGGGGATCAGCTTCAAGGCGTCCTGGACGGTCTTGACCCCCCTTGCCTCGATCTCCTCTTTTGTGATCACCTCCACCACCGCCGGGACCTCTCCGACGGTGCGTTCTGTCTTGGTAGCGGTGATAATTACCTCACCCAGCTCCAATACATCTCTTTTTTCCTCTTCTTTTTCCTCCTCCCCGAAGGAGAGGCTCGAGAACAGGAAAAAGAGCGCCAGCGTAAAAATTACGATCCTCTTCATCTTCTCACCTCCTGAAATCATGTTGTTGAAAAAAGTAGGCGTAACCCGATGACTCCTCCACCGAGTTACGCCTTCACTTCCCCTGACCGATTCAGGGGCCGTAAGACGTCCCTACGATAATCTTGATCTGGTTTCATTCTTACATTAAATTGACAACAACCTTTCTCCCTGCTACAATAATTACGGGCCTGGTAGAAATGCTTACCAGGTGCCGGCGGAAAGCAGATATTCCTTTAGCCGGGAGCTGCTTTCCGCACCTATTTGGTTTTTTAATCTTTCATCTCATCTTTCATCCCTCCTTTCTTTTCATCTTGCATGCGTTAATTCAAAACATAGGCATATATTCATGGTTAACGACCTCTCTCTTATTTCCTCTGGAAAAGGAGGAAATGGATTCGCCTTTTTAATACTCTCTATGGCGGCCTTATCTAAAATTTGGTGAGGGCTGGATTTGACTACCTTAATATCTTTGAGTCGCCCGTTTCTTAAAATGACAAATTTTAGCCACACCAAGCCCTCAATGCCTTCATCTCTGGCAAACAATGGGTATCTTTTATTTTCTTCAATCTTTTGTTTAATAAGTCGTTGATAGTAAAGGAGGGGATCAACTTTACCACCATAATGTTTTGGGAAAAGATTGGTCATGCTTGCTAGCGGTGTAGGCCTATACCTTGTTTCCTTAATAGGTTCTACAATGCTTTTTGGATATTGCCTGTATTTTACCTTTTGATGCACTATCTCCTTTATTGGATCTAAGTTGTGGGTCACCTGCTTAATCCTTTTCGGCCTCAATGGGACCTTAGGAGATCCCTCTTCCTTTATCTCTCTTAAGTCCACCTCTATTCTACGCTCATGCCTATTTGCAGTGAATACGTCAGTAAAGGAAAATATTATAAATGCATGTAATGCAATAGAAAAAAGGAGAAATAATCTTATGGCCCTATTATTTCTGTTATTCATTGTTCTTCCTTTTTGGTAGCGATACAAAGCCTCGCTGCGCCGGCTGTCTTTGCAACGTCCATTACCTTTACTGCTTTATTTAAAATTACATTTCTATCCGCCTTTATCACTACTAATTTGTCTCTGTCAGTGCCTATAAGAGACCTTAATTCATAGTGGAGTTGATGTAAGGTAAGTTCTCTATTTCCAATAAATACCCTGCCTTCTTTAGAGACATATACTGTAATTTCCTTTTGGGTCTGGGGTGTGGTGGAATCTGCCTGAGGAAGCTTTACCGAGATACCTTCTTCGGTGATAAACCTTGTAGTTAAAAGAAAGAATATAATCAGCAAAAATACCATGTCTATTAAGGGAGTAAGAGGCACCTCTGCACCATTCTTTGCATTTTTTTTAAGTCTGATCATCCAATCCCCTCTAAAAATTCATTAAGCCTATTCTGCAACGTTGTGGTAAAACTCCTTACCCTGTTTACTAGATAATTGTGGGCCACTACCGTTGGTATAGCTACAGAAAGCCCTAATGCAGTAGTGAGCATGGCCTCCCATATGCCACCTGCCAGCACACTGGCATTCACCCTTCCTCCCAATCTTTCAATTACCATAAATGCCCTTATCATCCCTGTTACCGTGCCCAATAGCCCTAAAAGTGGGGCAATATTTCCCACAGTGGCTAGCACAGGTAGGTGCCTTTCTAGCTCCTCTACTTCCCTTTCTGCTGCATTGGACAAAGCCTTTTCTATGGCCTCTTTACCGCGTCCATATCTTTTGATGCCTTCTCTTAACACCTTACCCAAGATGCCCTTGCTATTTTCCGCCATGGATAAGGCACCATTTGTTTTTTGTTCTTTTAATGCCTTTTGAATCTCCATTGGCAGGTCTGGATTTTTAATCTTTAGCTTTCTGAATTGGTAAAGCCTCTCTAGTACGATAGTAAGGGCAATCACAGAGCAAAAAAGTATAGGAATTACCAATATGCCCCCTTTTGCTAAAAAAGAAATCATAATCTCTCCTAAAGGGTTATGTCTGGTTTCCCATCATAATTCAGGTCTTTTTCTGTCTTAACTAGCTTTCCCTTTTTCCCATAGGACTTCCAGACATCTATTTTCCCGTCTTTATTGGTATCTTCTTCTATCCTTATAAGTTTCCCCTTTTCATAAAAAGAGAAACTGTCCCATTTTCCATCACCGTCTTTATCATGCACAGCCTTAAATGGGTTCCCTTCTTTATCATAATGACAGCAAGTATCTATCCTTCCATCTCTATTTTCATCATGTTCTGATTTTATAAGCCTTCCCTTATCGTAATATGCTATTTCATCGATGATACCGTCATGATTTGAATCTTTTTTGTGCCTTACTAATTTCCCTTTTTTGTAAAGATACCAGTTGTCAATCCTGCCGTCATAATCCTCATCAATTTCTAATCTCTCTTCTTCTCCTTGCCGAGAAAAGTATATCCATGAGTCCATTTTCCCGTCTTTATTTCTGTCCTGAAGTTGTCTATATAGGCCCCATTTTTTATATTCATTTCTTACATCAAATTTGCCATCATGATTTGAGTCTACCTCTTCCAAAATCAACAATTCTTCCTGATAATGTTTTACTAAATCTGCCTTTCCATCAAAATTTGTGTCTATTTCTTCTTTGGTTATTTTCCCCACCCTATCCAGATAGAGCCATGCATCTACCTTTCCGTCCTTGTTTCTATCCTGCTCCTGCCTTGCCTCCTTGATGTAATCCCAAGTATCTATGTTTCCGTCAAAATCGCTATCCCACTGCGCCCTTATAACCTTCTCTTTCTCATAAAATTTTATGGCATCTACTTTTCCGTCAAAGTTTGTATCCAGCCGACTTTCTTTTAGCTCTTCGACCTTTTCAAAATAAAGCCATGTATCTATCTTTCCATCCTCATTTTTATCTTGTTCTTGCTTTATAAGTTCCCCTTCTTTATAAAAACTAAAAGTATCGAGCTTTCCATTGGAATCCTTATCTATTGCTACCTTTTCTTTTTTCCCCTCTTTGTCTAAAAAGATGATTATCTCCCTTAGACCATCTTCATTTTTATCTTGCTCTTGTCTTTTTAATTTTCCCCCTTCAAAAAAACTCCAGGTATCAATCTTGGCATTATGATTGGTATCGCTTTCTATCCTCACCAAATTCCCTTTTTCAAAATATCTCCACTCATCCACTTTTCCATCAAAATTCAAATCAGATTCTATCCTTATTAAATCCCCTTTCTTATCATAATAGCCCCGTACATCTATCCTTCCATCATTATTGATATCTTTCTCCAATGTCTTTGCAAAACAGTTTGATGTGCATATCAATAAAACTACTGCCATTATTATTCCAACCATACCACGCGTTTTCTTAGCCATTACGCACAAATTTAGACTTATCTCTATTTATTAAGCAGGACTAACACACCCATTTTTTCTTGTCAAGCCAAAATAAGTCTTGTTGAAAAAAAGAAGGTGCAACCCGATGCCCTTCAGGGGCCATTAAGTTACGCCTTCACTTCCCCTGACCATATCAGGGGCCGTAAGACGTCCCTAAAATAATCTTAAGCGGTTTCCGTTAGCACCGCCATGAGTCTCTTCCTCAATCCCTCCAGCCTCTTTGATTTGAAAGCCTTCTTTGTCTCCTCCAGGGTCTCTATGGTCTCCGCAAGGACCTGGCGTAACAACTTTCTGTGCGGGCAATCCACAAGAGAGCAGAGGTCAACAGGACACCCATCTTTAATCTGTTCCAGGATGCTGAACAGCACATGTTGTTGCATATCTACCCGATCATGGAGGTCCTGGGTGCTCCTCTCGATAATCTTCATTAAATAATCTTTATTCCCCTGTGCCAGG includes:
- a CDS encoding DUF4198 domain-containing protein; translation: MQRMGKGLIIFVMLLLGFCHQVSAHTLWINLTDYSPKWNPDYGTATKLYMGWGHRYPAADFLRPEALNGLSMVEPGGDKKELTPGPGGLLATRVEFEEPGGYILCAVKKPGYYTMYEKGEKVHHKLGTKEGLEGVILSLYFEQYAKALTNVGKVKGNPFEKPVGHRLEIVPLANPYSLKGDGGHLLPVKVLFNGKPAKYVRVYATYTGFSTRDDFAFATFTDGEGVARIRLLHWGPWLIKAVKKSPASGDMREKCDEISLTATLTFEVP
- a CDS encoding TonB-dependent receptor, producing the protein MKRIVIFTLALFFLFSSLSFGEEEKEEEKRDVLELGEVIITATKTERTVGEVPAVVEVITKEEIEARGVKTVQDALKLIPGLKVTEHVGTWGDKGHVQIMGLDAKHTMVLMNGQRVLGGHASAIDLQAYPVEMIERIEVVKGPFSALYGSDAVGGVVNIITKSPPVKPTVSASTGFGSRNTQVHSSSAGFSYKGFGGFLNYTYRKSDGVHDYYDRYYEHMFQGNFQYEFPLDIKLSIQPYYSKNRMDWDYKCSRGTIKRVDMHRTQKRFGLNTIGEWLPDEVSKLTVRGSWFDYKHYTKDRKSDWVSDNYEGEVAYSRLVKLFGEHTFTGGYSYLLQEIDDDGKKFKADAYTHGFFIQDEWNIIDPLTVVLGLRVDDHKEWGTQYNPKGSLSLEVVKGLRLLGSVGKAFRSPTLVKLYADGWKMGPWNMHANPNLEPEESMGYQAGVEYTYGDTFLGRLVYFRNEVEDLIDSKRVGPDMYWINVEEAITQGLELSLTFRPPFRPLKNLTAFLGYTLLHTRDRQLHRELDFRPRHKVDVELQYDIPQIAFKTILEVEYIGERYAYTEIARKLDDYAIVNLAFTKEITEIKGLPIRPELFLRIDNLFNKKNVGWYYSDRCGQKAYDEYDIDGVQVFGGLKLTF
- a CDS encoding energy transducer TonB, producing the protein MNNRNNRAIRLFLLFSIALHAFIIFSFTDVFTANRHERRIEVDLREIKEEGSPKVPLRPKRIKQVTHNLDPIKEIVHQKVKYRQYPKSIVEPIKETRYRPTPLASMTNLFPKHYGGKVDPLLYYQRLIKQKIEENKRYPLFARDEGIEGLVWLKFVILRNGRLKDIKVVKSSPHQILDKAAIESIKKANPFPPFPEEIRERSLTMNICLCFELTHAR
- a CDS encoding biopolymer transporter ExbD, which codes for MIRLKKNAKNGAEVPLTPLIDMVFLLIIFFLLTTRFITEEGISVKLPQADSTTPQTQKEITVYVSKEGRVFIGNRELTLHQLHYELRSLIGTDRDKLVVIKADRNVILNKAVKVMDVAKTAGAARLCIATKKEEQ
- a CDS encoding MotA/TolQ/ExbB proton channel family protein encodes the protein MISFLAKGGILVIPILFCSVIALTIVLERLYQFRKLKIKNPDLPMEIQKALKEQKTNGALSMAENSKGILGKVLREGIKRYGRGKEAIEKALSNAAEREVEELERHLPVLATVGNIAPLLGLLGTVTGMIRAFMVIERLGGRVNASVLAGGIWEAMLTTALGLSVAIPTVVAHNYLVNRVRSFTTTLQNRLNEFLEGIG